A genomic stretch from Peromyscus eremicus chromosome 6, PerEre_H2_v1, whole genome shotgun sequence includes:
- the Etv3 gene encoding ETS translocation variant 3, producing the protein MKAGCSIVEKPEGGGGYQFPDWAYKTESSPGSRQIQLWHFILELLQKEEFRHVIAWQQGEYGEFVIKDPDEVARLWGRRKCKPQMNYDKLSRALRYYYNKRILHKTKGKRFTYKFNFNKLVMPNYPFINIRSSGVVPQSAPPVPTASSRFHFPPLDTHSPTGDVQPGRFSASSLSASGAESGGPTDRKVEPSDLEDGSASDWHRSMDFMPSRNTLSGGGIGHQKRKPDIMLPLFTRPAMYPDPHSPFALSPVPGRGGVLNVPISPALSLTPTMFSYSPSPGLSPFASSSCFSFNPEEMKHYLHSQACSVFNYHLSPRTFPRYPGLMVPPLQCQMHPEESSQFSIKLQPPPAGRKNRERVENSEESTRGSAPISGPVPSRIKVEPTSEKDPESLRQLTHEEEEHSQEVGTMRTRTVEEGKGTVFAHPSPTWPSVSISTPSDEPLEGTEDSEDRSGKESSVPEKKEDALMPPKLRLKRRWNDGPEARELSKTGKFLWNGAGPQGLATAATAAADA; encoded by the exons GGTATCAGTTTCCCGATTGGGCCTACAAAACCGAGTCGTCGCCAGGCTCCCGGCAGATCCAGCTGTGGCACTTCATCCTGGAactgctgcagaaggaagagtTCCGCCATGTCATCGCCTGGCAGCAGGGAGAGTATGGAGAGTTCGTCATCAAGGATCCAGATGAAGTGGCCCGCCTCTGGGGCCGCAGGAAGTGCAAACCGCAGATGAACTATGACAAGCTGAGCCGGGCCCTCAG ATACTATTACAACAAGAGGATCCTTcataaaacaaaagggaaaaggtTTACTTACAAGTTTAACTTCAACAAGCTGGTGATGCCCAACTACCCTTTCATCAACATTCGCTCAAGTG GTGTGGTTCCTCAGAGTGCACCACCAGTGCCAACAGCCTCTTCCCGGTTCCATTTCCCACCTCTAGACACGCATTCTCCTACTGGCGATGTGCAGCCAGGGCGCTTCTCTGCCAGCTCCTTGAGTGCTTCTGGGGCCGAGTCAGGTGGTCCCACAGATAGAAAGGTGGAGCCGTCAGACCTCGAAGATGGCTCGGCCTCTGACTGGCACCGGAGCATGGACTTCATGCCCTCTCGAAATACTCTTAGTGGAGGAGGAATTGGCCACCAGAAACGCAAGCCTGACATAATGCTTCCTCTCTTCACTCGGCCAGCAATGTACCCTGACCCCCACAGTCCCTTcgctctctctccagtccctggtcGTGGAGGTGTCCTCAATGTCcccatctcgccagccctgtcCCTGACTCCCACCATGTTCTCCTACAGTCCCTCCCCAGGCCTGAGCCCCTTCGCCAGTAGCAGTTGTTTCTCCTTCAACCCAGAGGAAATGAAACACTACCTTCATTCTCAGGCCTGTTCTGTGTTCAACTACCATCTGAGTCCGCGGACTTTCCCCCGCTACCCAGGGCTCATGGTCCCACCGCTGCAGTGCCAAATGCATCCTGAGGAGTCTTCCCAGTTCTCTATCAAACTGCAGCCCCCACCAGCTGGACGCAAGAACCGAGAGAGGGTAGAAAACAGTGAGGAGTCCACACGTGGCTCTGCACCAATCAGTGGGCCTGTTCCCTCTCGAATTAAGGTAGAGCCTACCTCTGAGAAGGATCCCGAGAGCCTCAGGCAATTGACCCACGAAGAGGAGGAACACTCCCAAGAAGTGGGCACTATGCGGACCAGGACCGTAGAAGAGGGGAAAGGCACAGTGTttgcccacccctcacccacCTGGCCCTCTGTATCCATTAGCACCCCCAGTGATGAACCCCTAGAGGGGACTGAAGACAGTGAGGACAGGTCTGGCAAGGAGTCCAGTGTACCTGAGAAGAAAGAAGATGCCCTGATGCCCCCCAAGCTTCGATTGAAGAGGCGGTGGAACGACGGCCCTGAAGCCCGGGAGCTAAGTAAGACCGGCAAGTTCCTCTGGAATGGGGCAGGACCCCAGGGCCTGGCTACAGCGgccactgctgctgctgatgcTTAA